Proteins encoded in a region of the Prochlorothrix hollandica PCC 9006 = CALU 1027 genome:
- a CDS encoding sensor histidine kinase — protein sequence MMGWTQMVLLFCLGLGTGVGGSWAWLKGAKSDPQEQLEGPWPLPPPLPQGFPPQASAIAAAADGIAAQPPALAPIDPPGTTSVLLNPVPTGGDSLTPLAVDPATLAALKTLNLEDSQLTALHALVMADYQGGFLARTSHELRSPLSSLMSLHQIILNDLCDDTAEERLCIQQAYGAAQRLLTMLETLTQLSKLTVGRTTPQIETVELLEVLQNLQLMTHLPAANRNVTLTLDLPDPDLRVRVDKGCLRQGLLCLLNRVMEGDTNHQAHLSHQVDRDRAQVVLRLEDDRAPADWQDPLNLDPSSPTLEDLLQQVRQGSSRSLPQLSPGMMFLLAQAFLESGGVQLTLVPRPRIPVDSAADSAVDSAVNAAVNSAVNSAVNSAVNAAVNSAVNSAVDSAVKTTGGDRYWLQCTLPLVTP from the coding sequence ATGATGGGATGGACGCAAATGGTGCTGTTATTTTGCCTGGGTCTGGGCACGGGGGTGGGAGGCTCGTGGGCATGGCTCAAAGGGGCCAAATCAGACCCCCAGGAACAGTTGGAGGGTCCATGGCCGCTGCCCCCACCTCTGCCCCAGGGGTTCCCTCCCCAGGCTTCTGCGATCGCCGCCGCTGCCGATGGTATCGCCGCCCAACCCCCGGCCCTGGCACCGATCGATCCCCCTGGTACAACCTCGGTTCTGCTGAACCCAGTCCCCACAGGAGGGGATAGCTTAACGCCGTTAGCCGTAGATCCAGCCACCTTAGCAGCCCTCAAAACCTTAAATCTGGAGGATAGCCAGTTAACAGCCTTACACGCCCTCGTTATGGCGGATTACCAAGGGGGATTTTTGGCCCGTACCTCCCATGAACTGCGATCGCCCCTCAGCAGTCTGATGAGTTTGCACCAAATTATCCTCAATGATCTCTGCGACGATACAGCGGAAGAACGGCTCTGTATTCAGCAAGCCTATGGTGCAGCCCAGCGCCTGTTAACCATGCTGGAAACCCTCACCCAACTGTCTAAACTAACCGTGGGGCGCACTACCCCCCAAATCGAGACCGTTGAACTGTTGGAGGTGTTGCAAAACCTGCAACTGATGACCCATCTGCCCGCCGCCAACCGCAACGTCACCCTCACCCTGGATTTACCGGACCCCGACCTACGGGTGAGGGTGGATAAGGGTTGCCTGCGCCAAGGGCTTCTCTGTCTCCTCAACCGGGTCATGGAGGGAGACACTAATCACCAAGCCCACCTGTCCCACCAGGTCGATCGGGATCGCGCCCAGGTTGTGCTGCGCCTAGAGGACGATCGCGCCCCGGCAGACTGGCAGGATCCCCTGAATCTAGACCCGTCTTCCCCAACCCTAGAGGACTTGCTGCAACAGGTGCGGCAGGGTTCTTCGCGATCGCTGCCCCAGTTATCACCCGGCATGATGTTTCTGCTCGCCCAGGCTTTTCTGGAGTCTGGCGGAGTCCAACTGACGCTGGTGCCCCGGCCCCGCATTCCCGTAGATAGTGCGGCAGATAGTGCGGTAGATTCTGCGGTAAACGCTGCGGTAAATTCTGCGGTAAATTCTGCGGTAAATTCTGCGGTAAACGCTGCGGTAAATTCTGCGGTAAATTCTGCGGTAGATTCTGCCGTAAAAACTACTGGGGGCGATCGCTACTGGCTCCAATGCACCCTACCCCTGGTTACCCCCTAG
- a CDS encoding DUF6918 family protein — MATLKDILTHPDRRPQVVKDTVVVMEAEVKRQKGLWGIVLGQGFQAVKAIDQGQFLYRAVDTLIGEASLSLDPYYQNYSQLNPQQRPPFPEYLQRYDRAVAEAVLSVTDRRRRISTNPLVGVTYDGLRSQVLPHLQEAVPALGRVIAAHAFPPEPRP, encoded by the coding sequence ATGGCTACTCTCAAAGACATTCTGACCCATCCCGATCGCCGCCCCCAGGTTGTCAAGGATACGGTGGTGGTGATGGAAGCGGAAGTGAAGCGCCAGAAGGGACTGTGGGGGATTGTTTTGGGCCAGGGCTTTCAGGCCGTCAAAGCCATTGATCAGGGTCAGTTTTTGTACCGGGCAGTGGACACCTTGATCGGGGAAGCGTCCCTGTCCCTCGATCCGTATTACCAGAACTACAGCCAGCTTAATCCCCAGCAGCGTCCCCCGTTTCCGGAGTATTTGCAGCGCTACGATCGCGCGGTGGCAGAGGCGGTGTTGTCCGTTACCGATCGCCGTCGCCGCATCTCCACTAACCCCCTGGTGGGTGTGACCTATGATGGTCTCCGATCCCAGGTTTTGCCCCATCTCCAGGAGGCAGTGCCCGCCCTGGGTCGGGTGATTGCGGCCCATGCCTTTCCCCCGGAGCCACGGCCCTAG
- a CDS encoding ribosomal protein L7/L12, which translates to MAISGVLILGLIGLGVIAMALVVFLILSLVSQGGAGLNLADRPPENITDKYILDIAQKGRKIEAIKLYRSLHGVGLKEAKDAVEDWLENG; encoded by the coding sequence ATGGCTATTTCTGGTGTCTTGATCCTGGGACTGATTGGCCTTGGCGTGATTGCTATGGCTCTTGTTGTCTTTCTGATCCTGTCCCTGGTGTCCCAGGGTGGAGCGGGCTTGAATTTGGCCGATCGACCCCCGGAAAATATAACCGATAAATACATCCTGGATATTGCCCAGAAGGGTCGGAAAATTGAGGCTATTAAGTTATATCGATCGCTCCATGGCGTTGGACTCAAAGAAGCAAAAGATGCCGTGGAAGACTGGCTAGAGAATGGCTAA
- a CDS encoding glutamine synthetase III family protein: MSGNEARVQAVHTITNRELMPPKAPARLEDIWAENVFDLPKMKASLPKAVFKSIKNTIVTGQTLDPSAADAVATAMRDWAMSKGALYYAHVFYPMTNLTAEKHDGFISVQGDGTVISEFSGKVLVQGEPDGSSFPNGGIRDTFEARGYTGWDVTSPAYIMDTDNGSTLCIPTVFVSWTGEALDKKVPLLRSISAMGKAAKKVLNLLGHTDVAPVNSSCGAEQEYFLVDANFVSQRPDLMLAGRTLFGKSPAKGQEFDDHYFGAIPERVQVFMQDVETTLYKLGIPAKTRHNEVAPGQFEIAPFFEAANVASDHQQLLMTVLRHTAKKHGFTCLLHEKPFAGINGSGKHVNWSVGNATQGNLLDPGDSPHDNAQFLVFCGAVIRGVHKYGPLMRAAIATASNDHRLGANEAPPAIMSVYLGSQLEEVFEQIKTGTVKESTQKGVMDLGVDVLPHLTKDAGDRNRTSPFAFTGNRFEFRAVGSSQSVSGPLIVLNTMLADSLEWVGNRLESELGKGLDLNTAIVTVLKEVMEEHGAVIFGGNGYSEEWHKMAVEERGLSNLPTTADALPMLKTDEVADLFKKTGVLTPVELESRFEVYAEQYILSIEVESKLVISMAETMIYPAAVEYLSKLSSTITSLSGLGINFEKATAQTIADLAGSLVEATAELKAALKHHDFATTEDHMTYCAKTIRPLMDKVRGVADALEGHIADSFWPLPTYQEMLFIK; the protein is encoded by the coding sequence ATGAGTGGAAATGAAGCCCGCGTCCAGGCCGTTCACACGATCACCAATCGGGAACTGATGCCGCCCAAGGCTCCAGCACGCCTAGAGGACATATGGGCGGAAAATGTCTTTGATCTGCCCAAGATGAAGGCCAGTCTCCCCAAAGCCGTCTTTAAATCTATTAAAAATACCATTGTCACCGGCCAGACGTTAGATCCCTCCGCTGCCGATGCCGTGGCTACCGCCATGCGGGACTGGGCCATGTCCAAAGGGGCGCTGTATTACGCCCACGTTTTCTATCCCATGACCAACCTCACCGCCGAGAAGCATGATGGCTTCATCTCGGTGCAGGGGGATGGCACGGTCATTTCAGAATTTTCCGGTAAGGTGCTGGTGCAGGGGGAACCGGACGGATCATCCTTCCCCAACGGCGGTATTCGGGACACCTTCGAGGCACGGGGTTACACCGGCTGGGATGTCACCAGCCCCGCCTACATCATGGACACCGACAATGGGTCCACCCTTTGCATTCCCACGGTGTTTGTGTCCTGGACTGGGGAAGCCCTGGACAAAAAAGTTCCCCTGTTGCGCTCCATCAGCGCCATGGGCAAAGCAGCCAAGAAGGTCCTCAACCTGTTGGGTCACACCGATGTGGCTCCCGTCAACTCTAGCTGCGGGGCAGAGCAGGAATATTTCCTGGTGGATGCCAACTTTGTCAGCCAGCGCCCGGACTTGATGCTGGCGGGCCGTACCCTCTTCGGCAAATCCCCCGCCAAGGGTCAAGAGTTTGACGATCACTACTTTGGGGCCATTCCCGAACGGGTGCAAGTCTTTATGCAGGATGTGGAGACCACTCTGTATAAGTTGGGAATTCCCGCCAAAACCCGCCACAACGAAGTGGCTCCGGGGCAATTTGAAATTGCTCCCTTCTTTGAAGCCGCCAACGTGGCCAGCGATCACCAGCAGTTGCTCATGACCGTGCTGCGCCACACCGCCAAAAAGCATGGGTTTACCTGCTTGCTCCATGAGAAGCCCTTTGCGGGCATTAACGGATCCGGTAAGCACGTTAACTGGTCTGTGGGCAATGCCACCCAGGGCAACCTGCTGGATCCCGGTGACTCCCCCCATGATAATGCCCAGTTCCTGGTGTTCTGTGGGGCCGTGATTCGCGGGGTTCACAAGTACGGTCCCCTGATGCGGGCCGCGATCGCCACCGCCAGCAATGACCACCGCCTAGGAGCCAACGAAGCTCCCCCGGCCATCATGTCGGTGTACCTGGGTAGCCAGTTGGAAGAGGTTTTTGAGCAGATCAAAACCGGTACGGTCAAAGAGTCCACCCAGAAAGGGGTTATGGATTTGGGGGTGGATGTGCTGCCCCATTTGACCAAGGATGCTGGCGATCGCAACCGCACTTCTCCCTTTGCCTTCACCGGTAACCGCTTTGAGTTCCGGGCCGTCGGTTCCAGTCAGTCGGTGTCGGGTCCCTTGATTGTCCTCAACACCATGTTGGCGGATTCCCTGGAGTGGGTCGGCAACCGTCTGGAGAGTGAACTGGGCAAGGGTCTGGACCTCAACACCGCCATCGTCACCGTGCTCAAGGAAGTCATGGAAGAGCATGGGGCTGTGATCTTTGGCGGCAATGGTTATTCGGAAGAATGGCACAAAATGGCTGTGGAAGAGCGGGGTCTCAGCAATCTGCCCACCACCGCTGATGCTCTGCCGATGCTGAAAACCGACGAGGTGGCTGACCTGTTCAAGAAAACTGGGGTGCTGACTCCGGTGGAACTGGAGAGCCGCTTTGAAGTTTATGCCGAGCAGTATATTCTCTCCATTGAGGTGGAGTCTAAGCTGGTGATTAGCATGGCGGAAACCATGATTTATCCCGCAGCCGTGGAGTATCTGTCTAAGCTGTCTTCTACAATTACCAGTCTGTCGGGTCTGGGTATTAACTTTGAGAAGGCAACGGCCCAGACGATCGCCGATCTGGCAGGGTCTTTGGTGGAAGCTACGGCTGAGTTGAAGGCTGCCCTGAAGCACCATGATTTTGCCACCACGGAAGATCACATGACCTACTGCGCTAAAACCATCCGTCCTTTGATGGATAAGGTGCGGGGGGTTGCGGATGCCCTGGAAGGTCACATTGCCGATAGTTTCTGGCCTTTGCCCACCTACCAAGAAATGCTGTTCATCAAGTAA
- a CDS encoding AAA family ATPase has product MLQRLTLSGFKSIKTIDIELHPLNILIGANGAGKSNLISFFKMLNEMMAGRFQQYIGTSGRAQSLLHFGPRTTPQIEAELEFQVENGVDTYHIRLFHAAGDSLIFAEETLSFLETGRVVPRVDELGAGHQETQIIKAAEEGKQTARTLRYLLNRCRVYHFHDTSSTADVRQSCYVGDNRWLMPDAGNLAALLLRFRDEDLGYQRIIGTIRLIAPFFDDFVLEPDISNRVILNWREKDSDRVFGPHQFSDGTLRAICLATLLLQPENELPELIVVDEPELGLHPYALNIVADLFSKAALHTQILISTQSSSFLDNFDPDDVITVNREGKESQFSRLTSTDLEAWLDEYSLGEIWEKNVIGGGPH; this is encoded by the coding sequence ATGTTACAAAGACTAACCCTTAGCGGCTTTAAGTCTATTAAGACAATAGATATTGAACTGCATCCTTTAAATATATTGATCGGAGCAAATGGGGCAGGTAAAAGTAATCTTATCTCGTTCTTCAAAATGCTTAATGAGATGATGGCTGGGCGCTTTCAGCAATACATTGGAACGTCGGGGCGTGCCCAATCTCTCTTGCATTTTGGACCTAGAACAACGCCTCAAATAGAAGCAGAACTGGAATTTCAAGTTGAAAATGGAGTAGATACTTACCACATTCGACTATTTCATGCGGCTGGTGATTCGCTTATTTTTGCTGAAGAGACGTTAAGTTTTTTGGAAACAGGTAGGGTAGTTCCAAGAGTTGACGAATTAGGTGCAGGGCATCAAGAAACCCAGATTATCAAAGCAGCAGAGGAAGGTAAGCAAACTGCTAGAACACTCAGATACTTACTGAACCGTTGCCGCGTGTATCATTTTCATGACACCTCATCTACAGCAGATGTTCGCCAATCTTGTTATGTTGGGGATAATCGATGGTTAATGCCCGATGCTGGTAACTTAGCTGCTCTGCTCTTAAGATTTCGTGACGAAGATTTAGGTTATCAGCGTATCATTGGAACGATTCGTCTTATTGCTCCCTTTTTTGATGATTTTGTTCTAGAGCCAGATATATCTAATCGCGTCATCCTTAACTGGAGGGAAAAAGATTCAGACCGTGTATTTGGACCACACCAATTTTCAGATGGTACTTTACGAGCTATCTGTCTTGCCACATTGCTCTTACAGCCAGAGAATGAACTTCCAGAACTCATTGTTGTTGATGAACCAGAATTAGGGCTTCATCCTTATGCCTTAAACATTGTGGCTGATTTATTTAGTAAAGCTGCACTCCACACGCAGATACTTATTAGTACTCAATCTAGTTCCTTTCTAGATAATTTCGATCCTGATGATGTAATCACGGTTAATAGAGAGGGTAAAGAATCCCAATTCAGTAGACTAACTTCTACAGATCTGGAGGCTTGGCTAGACGAGTATAGCCTGGGTGAAATTTGGGAGAAAAATGTTATCGGTGGAGGCCCGCATTAA
- a CDS encoding transposase — protein IPLLWMGLEHSSASVAFEKYQPLLERAVQVLSSFEEVVLLADRGFANQELVRWLQTSPWHWGIRVPSDTTVYGVHKRGFSREVRQLYPPKGQVKLYHQVRIWTDAQLQCNLALASMRGVKDKWAIMTDETPTLETFWDYGLRFRIEQLFLDSKSGVFDWEGSRVRNVEALERLYLVVAISLLFATITGMAVQRADLRRQVDTHWRRGLSYLKIGLRWLTGVVHKGRDFLPFDALLYRDPEPCFASAKAKQKHLEQFSIERVQTFYCSA, from the coding sequence CGATCCCCTTGCTGTGGATGGGATTAGAGCATTCGAGCGCCTCGGTTGCGTTTGAGAAGTACCAACCCCTCTTAGAGCGAGCCGTACAAGTGTTGTCGTCGTTTGAGGAAGTGGTGCTGTTAGCAGATCGGGGCTTTGCCAATCAGGAACTGGTGCGTTGGCTTCAGACTAGCCCCTGGCATTGGGGGATTCGAGTACCCAGTGACACGACGGTTTATGGGGTTCATAAGCGAGGGTTTAGTCGTGAGGTGCGGCAGTTGTATCCCCCAAAGGGACAGGTGAAGCTCTATCATCAGGTGCGGATTTGGACTGATGCGCAGCTTCAGTGCAATCTCGCGTTAGCTTCGATGAGAGGAGTCAAGGACAAGTGGGCGATTATGACCGATGAAACTCCCACCTTGGAGACCTTTTGGGACTATGGACTGCGCTTTCGTATTGAACAGTTGTTTCTCGACAGCAAGTCTGGAGTCTTTGATTGGGAAGGGTCTAGAGTCCGCAACGTTGAGGCTCTCGAACGCCTCTATCTAGTGGTCGCCATTTCCCTGCTGTTCGCGACTATCACGGGCATGGCGGTGCAACGGGCGGACTTGCGTCGTCAAGTCGATACCCATTGGCGGCGGGGCTTGAGCTACCTCAAAATAGGTCTCCGTTGGTTAACGGGGGTGGTTCACAAAGGCCGTGATTTTCTGCCCTTCGATGCTCTACTCTACCGAGACCCCGAACCTTGTTTTGCTTCTGCTAAGGCCAAGCAAAAACACCTCGAACAATTCTCGATTGAGCGAGTGCAGACCTTTTACTGTTCTGCTTGA
- a CDS encoding DUF4276 family protein, whose translation MDTLFITSDPSTQTFPLLKTPSTLGFRDLCQSVRQTAPSKRIMAQFPDYGKAKSTFGPQLAEKIGLQVIRSTCPHFNEWLSKLESLGGA comes from the coding sequence ATGGATACTCTATTCATTACTTCTGATCCATCAACCCAGACTTTCCCTCTTTTGAAAACCCCCTCTACGCTAGGCTTCAGGGACTTGTGTCAGTCAGTCAGGCAAACAGCACCTAGCAAACGCATCATGGCTCAATTTCCTGACTATGGAAAGGCGAAATCTACTTTTGGACCCCAGTTGGCTGAAAAAATTGGGCTACAAGTAATTCGGAGCACTTGTCCTCATTTCAATGAATGGTTGTCCAAGCTTGAATCTTTAGGTGGGGCATGA